In the Acanthopagrus latus isolate v.2019 chromosome 23, fAcaLat1.1, whole genome shotgun sequence genome, one interval contains:
- the nfil3-6 gene encoding nuclear factor, interleukin 3 regulated, member 6 — MFEEEVQPMRGQQEVSVLQSLDSPAAVSPGGGAAGGGGPLSFTDEAVSILTSSSLLARSLLGRTSAVKRKESPSSSSIRRKREFIPVDKKDEGYWDKRKKNNEAAKRSREKRRVNDMVLESRVLALLEENARLRAELLALKFRFGLVKDPSNAPILPLTTAPHHTSQTMTPHYYLHRGDAGLPSSSASHAGNQTGQLSTRGSRDGGNMSEDSGFSTPGGSSVGSPIFFEDRLSDHGKLSPHRAEELGYDLHHSPADVHHTTGKLDQAEMMKNLPHKLRFKTPGNGDTGDAAGDRRSPTLPTAGREGPREAPKGLSGGDAGAGHCAGTWLQQLEGEEGRRGRQSPQYNASAGACGLQPPLMQGQTEAHGENIHLKSQLNSLSVEVAQLKKLFTEQLLAKVN; from the coding sequence ATGTTTGAGGAGGAGGTCCAGCCAATGAGGGGGCAGCAGGAAGTGTCAGTGCTCCAGTCTCTGGACTCACCTGCAGCGGTCAGCccaggtggaggagcagcaggaggaggagggccgcTGTCCTTCACAGATGAGGCTGTCTCCATCCTGACCTCCAGCAGCCTGCTGGCGCGCTCCCTCCTGGGTCGCACCTCTGCCGTCAAACGCAAAGAGAGCCCGTCTTCTTCCAGCATCCGACGCAAGCGCGAGTTCATCCCTGTGGACAAGAAGGACGAGGGCTACTgggacaagaggaagaagaacaacGAGGCGGCTAAGCGCTCGCGGGAGAAGCGCCGCGTGAACGATATGGTCCTGGAGAGCCGCGTTCTGGCCCTGCTGGAGGAAAACGCTCGCCTCAGGGCCGAGCTGTTGGCTCTCAAGTTCCGCTTTGGCCTGGTCAAAGACCCCTCCAACGCCCCCATCCTGCCCCTCACTACAGCTCCTCACCACACCTCTCAGACTATGACTCCACACTATTACCTCCACAGAGGCGACGCAGGCCTCCCCAGTTCCTCGGCCTCGCACGCCGGCAACCAGACGGGCCAGCTGAGCACCAGGGGCTCCAGGGACGGCGGCAACATGTCGGAGGACTCGGGGTTCTCCACGCCGGGTGGCTCCAGTGTGGGCAGCCCGATCTTCTTTGAAGACAGGCTGAGCGACCACGGGAAACTATCACCGCACCGGGCGGAAGAGCTGGGCTACGACCTCCACCACTCCCCCGCCGACGTCCACCACACTACGGGGAAGCTGGACCAAGCCGAGATGATGAAAAACCTTCCACACAAGCTACGCTTCAAGACGCCCGGCAACGGGGACACGGGGGATGCCGCAGGGGACCGACGCAGCCCCACGCTGCCGACAGCGGGACGGGAAGGTCCCAGAGAGGCCCCTAAAGGACTGAGTGGAGGCGACGCCGGAGCAGGGCACTGCGCCGGCACCTggctccagcagctggagggggaggaaggcaggagggggaggcagtCCCCTCAGTACAACGCCTCGGCCGGCGCCTGCGgcctccagcctcctctgatGCAAGGGCAAACTGAGGCCCACGGCGAGAACATTCACCTGAAGTCCCAGCTCAACTCTCTGAGCGTGGAGGTGGCTCAGCTCAAGAAGCTTTTCACAGAGCAGCTCCTGGCCAAAGTCAACTGA
- the nfil3-2 gene encoding nuclear factor, interleukin 3 regulated, member 2, with product MENLTSALKTLNKNSGNNLNCLENSFDGYEESASVQGSPTRLGRLIKPKPNMTCRRKREFISDEKKDASYWEKRRKNNEAAKRSREKRRLNDMVLENRVIALNDENVRLKTELLQLKLRFGLISTASYIEKSQQIGGNNSGSGGSSSTPSNQYYSSGYSSGSQVMMNSDSSETEQSGRSEGHRQMVKYSPRGSLSDMSDGSSRDSPEPIPFEIKQEGDRLEMDIANGTTTQIMFNIHRGLASVPTHHQIQQHTQELEAAYHSQQQQQQHQLHQQQPAHQEAVTAINTVSQPAPHPPAAQRSVILYGSSSASYPVDTLTRPKDIDLQAAQRQSSSQLSQAVTESSTETLAEVTKQLERKTLDSPPYEFPDSRNEAGERQVYRLCQLPQQHLQQERQQLQQEGDSSAELLHKQVDGVNHSHLYHHLQQPHHAYLSAQDEEPPVLTYEGGPRSEPCYQGQLSSSGKDTSSSDGDPRSSDKEASTDDDESPSSSCSDMGSYHNQHLTGVHQPASPLPYSQLCPQAQGRDPHGEVKGTALPHKLRLKHRAMSTGSSGNCSGQDSPTTPPSATPPPLPQHPYLSLMPQQNIQRESPGIAFKQAASGEGARKESGKKETGRRNKRRD from the coding sequence ATGGAAAATCTGACTTCAGCTCTgaaaactttaaacaaaaactCAGGGAATAACCTAAACTGCCTTGAGAACTCCTTTGATGGTTACGAAGAGTCTGCTTCTGTTCAAGGGAGTCCAACTCGACTAGGCCGCCTCATCAAGCCCAAACCCAATATGACTTGCAGACGAAAGCGCGAGTTTATCTCTGATGAGAAAAAGGACGCCTCCTATTGGGAGAAACGCCGCAAAAACAACGAGGCTGCCAAGCGCTCCCGGGAGAAGCGACGTCTCAATGATATGGTTTTGGAGAACCGAGTCATTGCactgaatgatgaaaatgtgaggCTCAAgacagagctgctccagctgaaGCTGCGTTTTGGCCTTATAAGCACTGCCTCCTACATTGAAAAGAGCCAGCAGATTGGTGGAAACAATTCGGGAAGTGGAGGCTCCTCCTCTACCCCTTCAAATCAGTACTACTCCAGTGGTTACTCTAGTGGTTCTCAGGTGATGATGAACTCTGATTCCTCTGAAACAGAGCAGTCGGGACGCAGTGAGGGCCACAGGCAGATGGTGAAATACTCGCCACGAGGCTCCCTCTCTGACATGTCTGACGGCTCCTCTAGGGACAGTCCTGAGCCAATTCCTTTTGAGATAAAACAAGAAGGTGACAGGCTAGAGATGGACATTGCCAATGGCACCACCACCCAGATCATGTTCAACATCCACCGTGGTCTGGCCTCTGTGCCCACTCATCACCAGATCCAGCAGCATACTCAGGAGCTGGAGGCTGCATATcacagccaacagcagcagcagcagcaccaactTCACCAACAACAACCGGCCCATCAGGAGGCTGTTACGGCCATCAACACTGTCAGTCAGCCTGCCCCTCATCCACCTGCTGCCCAGAGGAGCGTCATTCTTTATGGCTCCAGCAGCGCCTCCTATCCTGTGGACACACTGACGAGGCCCAAGGACATTGATCTGCAGGCAGCCCAAAGGCAAAGCAGCAGCCAACTGTCCCAGGCCGTTACAGAAAGCTCCACGGAGACACTGGCTGAGGTGACGAAACAGCTGGAGAGGAAGACATTAGACTCCCCGCCATATGAGTTCCCAGACAGCCGTAATGaggctggagagagacaggtgtACAGGCTTTGCCAACTTCCCCAGCAACACCTACAACAGGAGCGGCAGCAACTCCAGCAAGAGGGCGATTCGTCTGCAGAGCTCCTCCACAAACAAGTGGATGGGGTCAACCACTCCCACCTATACCACCATCTCCAGCAGCCACATCATGCTTACCTCAGTGCCCAAGACGAGGAGCCACCTGTGCTTACCTATGAGGGTGGGCCCAGGAGCGAGCCTTGCTACCAAGGCCAGTTAAGCTCCTCTGGCAAGGACACTTCATCCAGTGACGGTGATCCCCGCAGCTCTGACAAAGAGGCCTCCACGGATGACGATGAGTCCCCCTCCTCATCTTGCTCAGATATGGGCAGCTACCATAACCAACATCTTACCGGCGTCCACCAGCCTGCCTCACCTCTGCCCTACTCCCAGCTGTGCCCTCAGGCCCAGGGCCGGGATCCCCACGGGGAGGTGAAGGGCACAGCATTGCCTCACAAACTCAGACTCAAACACCGTGCCATGAGCACCGGGAGCAGCGGCAACTGTTCCGGCCAGGATTCCCCAACAACCCCTCCCTCCGCAACACCGCCTCCCCTGCCCCAGCACCCCTACCTTTCCCTCATGCCACAGCAGAACATTCAGCGAGAGAGCCCTGGCATAGCCTTTAAACAGGCTGCATCAGGGGAGGGGGCCAGGAAGGAGAGCGGGAAAAAGGAGACAGGACGACGAAACAAAAGGCGAGATTAG